The Candidatus Neomarinimicrobiota bacterium genome includes the window CTATTGCCGTCCAGGACCGCGGCCCGAAGCTGGTGAACCTAGATGGATCAGACTGGTGGGTGCCGTTTTTTACCACCAAGTCGGGCCATCTTGGGTTAGGGCTGGTACGGGTGCGCCGCATTGCGGAGGCCCTGGGTGGTCGGGCTGAAGTCAATCCTAATGAAGAACAGGGGGTAGAAGTTGGCCTCACTCTGCCGGCATAGTATGCCGGGGAAAGTTGGTATGGAGCTTTATTCCCGTTTGGGGACCACACCGGTTGCAGTAGAGCCGTACTCGAGACCCAGCACAGAAACGGAGACGCGTGGAGGTAACTGCTTGTGAAGAAGCAAGGGACTGATTCCCGCTGCATTCTGGTTGTCGATGATGACAACTATATCCGACTCTTTCTGAAGGAGACCCTTGAGGGCAAGGGCTATCGCGTGGAGCTAGCTAATGATGGCGAAGAGGCCCTGGCGAAGATTAAGTCATCGCCGCCGGATCTAGTGCTTACTGATCTGAAGATGCCCAAGAAAGACGGACTGGAGCTCCTCCGGGACGTCAACCAGCTCGATCAGTCCTTGGGGGTAATTATCATCACTGCCTATGGTACGGTGGAAACCGCGGTGAAGGCGATGAAGGACGGTGCCTTTGATTACCTCACCAAACCCTTTTCCATCACGGAGATTGAATCCCGTTTGAAGCGGTTTTTTGAGCTGAACACTCTCAGGAAAGAAAACCGGGATCTGAGGAACAGGCTCAAGGCCCAAGAAGTGCGATCGGAGATGGTGGGCCAGAGTCCTGAGATTTTTAATGTCCTGGAGATTGTAGATATGGTGAGCCAGAGTGACGCCCCTGTCTTCATTCAGGGTGAAAGTGGCACGGGGAAGGAGTTAGTAGCAAACGCGGTTCACAAGTGCAGTGATCGGGCTGATAATCCTTTTTTGCAGCTGAACTGTGCCGCCATCCCTGAAAATCTCATTGAAAGCACCCTGTTCGGCCACGTGCAGGGGTCTTTCACGGGGGCCAGTAAAACCACCCGAGGCATATTTGAAGAGGCCGATAGCGGAACGCTGCTGTTAGACGAAGTGAGTGAAATTCCTCTCGGCCTGCAATCGAAGCTGCTTCGGGTTCTGCAGGATCAGCGGTTCACCAAAGTCGGCAGTCACAAACCAATTGAGGTGGATGTGCGCATCGTGGCTACGTCCAATCGGAATATTGGCGAGATGGTGAAGGAAGGCACCTTTCGCGAGGATCTGTTCTATCGGTTGAACGTAGTCCCCATTTTCGTGCCACCACTGCGGGAACGGCCCGGTGACATCCCCCTCCTCCTGGACCATTTTGTAACCTATTTCTGTCAGAAGTACGGTCGGCCCAAGAAGGAGCTTTCGGCGGATACCCTCCGCCGGCTGGAGCTTTATGATTGGCCCGGCAACGTCCGGGAGCTGAAAAACAACA containing:
- a CDS encoding sigma-54-dependent transcriptional regulator produces the protein MKKQGTDSRCILVVDDDNYIRLFLKETLEGKGYRVELANDGEEALAKIKSSPPDLVLTDLKMPKKDGLELLRDVNQLDQSLGVIIITAYGTVETAVKAMKDGAFDYLTKPFSITEIESRLKRFFELNTLRKENRDLRNRLKAQEVRSEMVGQSPEIFNVLEIVDMVSQSDAPVFIQGESGTGKELVANAVHKCSDRADNPFLQLNCAAIPENLIESTLFGHVQGSFTGASKTTRGIFEEADSGTLLLDEVSEIPLGLQSKLLRVLQDQRFTKVGSHKPIEVDVRIVATSNRNIGEMVKEGTFREDLFYRLNVVPIFVPPLRERPGDIPLLLDHFVTYFCQKYGRPKKELSADTLRRLELYDWPGNVRELKNNTERAILFAESSPKLVLEHFFPAEGNSRNRGTLPFGGGSTLAEVEKQAILATLEKTGQNRTQAARILAISVKTLRNKLKLYGLDSSASR